A single window of Liolophura sinensis isolate JHLJ2023 chromosome 6, CUHK_Ljap_v2, whole genome shotgun sequence DNA harbors:
- the LOC135467884 gene encoding medium-chain acyl-CoA ligase ACSF2, mitochondrial-like encodes MSKLSYFRNTQKYDFIFDTIGSRVRYWAKIQPNKAALVVHMSDVQRSFITFGELYEKAESLAKYYVSVGIRPGDRVAVFVYNSTEWLITSIAGSLAGAVSINSFTFASQKDLDLVRTIGCKLLVADMRDEKLKHFMTRNIEDLRSKGFALKVITVEDHNHVSAENNFHKILTDMKEKDVSLPDGIDPEDLTVVFQTSGSTGVPKFVPYSHMAIINDLLFLCTAMGIENRDIFFSDRPMGYMAGYPMVIMVLGCTFVTLNSQSTVRDGLSGQVCKILKQEAVTCGYFPPYLVHDLDKLKHTASCEIPFFKAVVTSGQRLSKKILRRFQEYSERPCLGYGTTEVAWVTLSSVDELPDIDDDIIGSPLPATEMKIVDEHNRVVPVNTYGEICVRNISTAKNYLTTDGEFVKLTDENGWFHTGDIGYMLDDGKNFCIKGRAVEIIKRSTIKIFPASIETVLSKHPAVAEAVVVGVPDDRMYQDVCACVTVKVGQELTVAELESYGMEQFKPDSCPDGKGLMPGYFVIFETFPRLSSQKVNRRKTTEMAIELTSTKSH; translated from the coding sequence ATGAGCAAGTTGAGTTATTTCCGTAACACCCAAAAATATGACTTTATTTTCGATACCATTGGATCACGTGTGCGCTACTGGGCCAAAATCCAACCGAATAAAGCCGCTTTGGTGGTGCACATGAGTGATGTTCAGAGGTCCTTCATAACGTTTGGGGAGCTTTATGAGAAGGCAGAGAGTTTGGCCAAATACTACGTTAGCGTTGGGATAAGGCCCGGGGACCGAGTGGCTGTGTTTGTGTATAACAGCACGGAGTGGCTCATCACATCAATCGCCGGTTCACTGGCTGGAGCCGTCAGCATCAATTCGTTCACTTTCGCTTCCCAGAAGGATCTAGATTTAGTGAGAACCATCGGCTGTAAGCTTCTGGTGGCGGACATGCGCGATGAAAAACTAAAACATTTCATGACCAGAAACATTGAGGATCTGAGGTCAAAAGGGTTTGCTTTGAAAGTCATTACCGTGGAGGATCATAACCACGTTTCGGCTGAAAACAACTTTCATAAGATTCTTACCGATATGAAAGAGAAGGACGTAAGTTTACCAGATGGCATAGATCCTGAGGATCTGACGGTTGTATTCCAGACTTCAGGAAGCACGGGTGTCCCAAAGTTCGTGCCATATTCCCACATGGCTATTATAAACgatcttctttttctttgtacAGCGATGGGTATCGAAAACAGGGATATCTTCTTTAGTGACAGACCGATGGGTTATATGGCTGGGTACCCAATGGTCATCATGGTTTTGGGCTGTACGTTTGTCACATTAAACTCCCAAAGCACTGTCCGTGACGGCTTGTCAGGCCAGGTGTGTAAGATCTTAAAGCAGGAGGCCGTCACGTGTGGTTACTTTCCTCCGTATCTCGTCCATGATTTAGACAAACTCAAGCATACCGCATCATGTGAAATTCCTTTCTTCAAAGCAGTTGTTACATCTGGCCAGCGATTGTCGAAAAAAATCCTAAGGCGTTTTCAAGAGTATTCTGAAAGACCTTGTTTGGGTTACGGCACTACTGAGGTAGCCTGGGTGACCTTGTCCAGTGTGGACGAGTTGCCAGATATTGATGACGACATCATTGGTAGTCCTCTTCCTGCCACAGAGATGAAGATCGTTGATGAACACAATCGCGTTGTCCCTGTCAACACTTATGGGGAAATCTGTGTCCGGAATATCAGCACAGCGAAGAATTATTTAACCACGGATGGAGAGTTTGTAAAACTGACGGATGAGAACGGATGGTTTCACACAGGCGACATAGGCTACATGCTGGACGACGGAAAGAATTTCTGTATTAAGGGTCGAGCAGTTGAGATCATAAAAAGATCGACGATCAAGATATTTCCAGCATCTATTGAAACTGTCCTCTCTAAACACCCGGCCGTTGCtgaggctgttgttgttggggtCCCAGACGACCGGATGTATCAAGACGTTTGCGCCTGCGTAACAGTTAAGGTGGGACAGGAGCTTACAGTGGCTGAGTTGGAAAGTTATGGGATGGAGCAGTTTAAGCCTGACTCATGTCCTGACGGAAAAGGATTGATGCCGGGGTATTTCGtcatatttgaaacatttccaCGACTTTCATCTCAAAAGGTCAACCGTCGAAAAACCACTGAAATGGCCATAGAGCTTACAAGTACCAAATCTCATTAA
- the LOC135466490 gene encoding medium-chain acyl-CoA ligase ACSF2, mitochondrial-like, giving the protein MSKLSYFRNTKEYNFIFDTIGSRVRYWAKIQPNKAALVVHMSDVRRSFITFGELYEKAESLAKYYVSVGITPGDRVAVFVYNSTEWLITSIAGSLAGVVSINSSTFASQKDLDFVKTIGCKLLVADMRDEKLKHFMTRNIEDLRSKGFALKVIAVEDHNDASAETNFHKILADMKSKDISLPDNIDPEDLTTVFHTSGSTGVPKFVPYSHMAVINNLLFLYTEMGLENNDVFFCDRPMGYVAGSPMVIAVLGCTFVTLNTQSTVRDGLSRQVCKILKQEAVTCGYFPPYILYDFEKLKLTAPDQLPFFKTIVTSGQRLSKSLLRRFREFGEKLCLNYGTTETAGVTLSNVDELPDVEDDLIGSPLPATEMKIVDEHGHVVPVNTDGEICVRNISTAKNYLTTDGQFVKLTDENGWFHTGDIGYMLDDEKSFCIKGRLVEIIKRSTIKIFPASIEKVITKHPAIAEVVVVGIPDERMYQEVCACVIVKTGCDVSAADLETYALEQFQPDLSPDGKGLMPGTFLTFETFPRLASQKVDRRQIAELAKQRTSDICDAD; this is encoded by the coding sequence ATGAGCAAGTTGAGTTATTTTCGTAACACCAAGGAGTACAATTTTATTTTCGATACCATTGGATCACGTGTGCGCTACTGGGCCAAAATCCAACCGAATAAAGCCGCTTTGGTGGTGCACATGAGTGATGTTCGGAGGTCCTTCATAACGTTTGGAGAGCTTTATGAGAAGGCAGAGAGTTTGGCCAAATACTACGTTAGCGTTGGGATAACACCCGGGGACCGAGTGGCTGTGTTTGTGTATAACAGCACGGAGTGGCTCATCACATCAATCGCCGGCTCACTGGCTGGAGTCGTCAGCATCAATTCGTCCACTTTCGCTTCCCAGAAGGATCTTGATTTCGTGAAAACCATCGGCTGTAAGCTTCTGGTGGCGGACATGCGCGATGAAAAACTAAAACATTTCATGACCAGAAACATTGAGGATCTGAGGTCAAAAGGGTTTGCTTTGAAAGTCATTGCCGTGGAGGATCACAACGACGCTTCGGCTGAAACCAACTTTCACAAGATCCTTGCCGATATGAAAAGTAAGGACATAAGTTTACCAGATAATATAGATCCAGAGGATCTGACCACTGTGTTCCACACATCTGGCAGCACGGGCGTTCCAAAGTTCGTGCCTTATTCTCATATGGCTGTCATCAataatcttttgtttttgtatacagAAATGGGGCTGGAAAATAATGATGTCTTCTTCTGTGACAGGCCTATGGGATATGTTGCTGGAAGCCCAATGGTAATCGCTGTCTTGGGCTGTACGTTTGTCACACTGAACACCCAAAGCACAGTGCGTGACGGCTTGTCACGCCAGGTCTGTAAGATTCTCAAGCAAGAAGCCGTCACATGTGGATACTTCCCGCCTTATATCCTCTATGATTTCGAAAAGCTGAAACTTACCGCTCCAGATCAGCTTCCTTTTTTCAAAACTATTGTCACCTCAGGTCAACGACTGTCCAAAAGTCTTCTCCGGCGTTTTCGTGAATTTGGCGAAAAACTGTGCTTGAATTATGGTACGACTGAGACTGCTGGTGTGACCTTGTCGAATGTCGATGAACTGCCCGATGTTGAAGACGACCTCATCGGTAGTCCTCTTCCCGCCACAGAAATGAAGATCGTTGATGAGCACGGCCATGTTGTCCCTGTGAACACAGACGGGGAAATTTGTGTCCGTAACATCAGCACAGCGAAGAATTATTTAACCACTGATGGACAGTTTGTAAAACTAACGGATGAGAACGGCTGGTTTCACACGGGCGACATAGGCTATATGCTGGACGACGAGAAGAGTTTCTGTATTAAGGGTCGCTTAGTTGAGATCATAAAAAGATCGACGATAAAGATATTTCCAGCATCTATTGAAAAGGTCATCACCAAACATCCAGCTATTGcagaggttgttgttgttggaattCCGGATGAGCGCATGTATCAAGAGGTTTGCGCATGTGTCATTGTGAAAACAGGATGTGATGTTTCGGCTGCAGATCTGGAAACGTACGCGTTGGAGCAATTTCAGCCTGACTTGTCTCCTGACGGAAAGGGCTTGATGCCTGGAACATTTTTGACCTTTGAAACTTTTCCTCGACTTGCATCACAAAAGGTCGATCGTCGACAAATTGCGGAACTAGCCAAACAGCGTACAAGTGATATTTGCGATGCAGACTGA